The following are encoded in a window of Helicoverpa armigera isolate CAAS_96S chromosome 24, ASM3070526v1, whole genome shotgun sequence genomic DNA:
- the LOC110381008 gene encoding structure-specific endonuclease subunit SLX4 — MSIDSNSECVKSKYFASQTDMDESLSDFQEAKKSCKGPKPAQKTAKPKTRKTTKRIKGQKDIRTALNGKKNDLVSYAKDFDTVCKKSGLDVDSEQLQLAIALSKSLQTETESPETSQALTSQQRVAKIRKTLQEYGFKVPEAKITATKRTKKLRKNYKLLTATEDQKKEIITGKYAQILFQNIHVPLEQNSPNNLDSEARVFYIGSSIPYECMKDDEIFYVDNLVERSETNGSLLRDCCEIPGRPVSPKLFDSFKMSFKEIECSQDELDVILSGSIKNVKNIFASKEILFENHVQKINIDDDKENVDSYNNRSQINNTIISIDGNDQECEVETKPLSQNLFDFESPVKHDMKSRDRTVIEIKLPDDEVVEITSPVKLTSDAHKKINIETTNKLTVTQQYRSCSPDIFDDELSSIMETTKPENILSQEHTTKVFSQGNVMDLTECVNIPSQGLEKTLLSQNITKRRSNDFMEITECIVGSSQPIREELKEIDLTQSPEANDATKEGNHSINVENNIDNVSIILSTNNQSNSVSQNVTDEQNITVLSKHPITDLAHSQIAKGIDLTQSSNEDDKDMSIVNLSKQTPDKKNVESMDLTQSSNSNDVDDLPLINIGTQKDNSLDETIIVDKDEYIANCKVKKSIVFEKETQDEVYDLTQAHDDSIEIPVINENNDSHSYSFYDDFVHNHSDNAENSKEVKQDRDHTKDDKTSHNESKDSGDVDLTQGSDTSEEMLLSPRSSALDNIPNNSSLGKKDDVSIDYDEIILDDNICHQESYKESDNDKSLNLKYESFKSDVENDLEIVDVNNDIEMSSSQHSEVFKISDRELDYSMHKSRHDFNRNNFDIGGISVLDNATKLSSFKKSLSEGCLSVIGPVKDDTLGDSFLPEVFTKKTENIVETTSAYIHTPGEISPIKVQDVTRNDNGVIHIKTPKNTEYVIKTDNVTPMADYASMSTPQRNRELDKYGLKPFKRKRAVQILTHLYNQTHPTIQQLIEEDQPSPSKKQRLNYDIEQTSPQKLVTSPAKLNQNSNKQRTPVKSRILERDRDILSAPSPSKGGLVGADVCVYEVTSETANVKSVDCDPEDWVFQKREKAKVHSCRVPLHIAFHNYVLSRRSLREAILKYEPVNIDIIHKDLVGYGHRYDPKDLLKFLDKKCITVKTTDNNSRNNKR, encoded by the exons ATGAGCATAGATAGCAATAG TGAATGTGTGAAAAGCAAATATTTTGCCAGCCAGACTGATATGGATGAGAGCCTTTCTGATTTTCAAGAAGCAAAGAAAAGTTGTAAAGGTCCTAAGCCAGCTCAAAAAACTGCTAAACCTAAGACTAGAAAGACTACAAAACGCATCAAGGGGCAGAAAGATATAAGAACAGCTCTTAACGGAAAGAAAAACGATCTTGTGTCATATGCCAAGGATTTCGACACAGTCTGTAAAAAGTCTGGTCTAGATGTAGATTCTGAACAATTGCAACTAGCTATAGCATTATCAAAATCACTGCAAACAGAGACTGAATCCCCTGAAACTTCACAGGCATTGACATCTCAGCAAAGAGTAGCTAAAATAAGGAAAACCTTGCAAGAGTATGGTTTCAAGGTACCTGAAGCTAAGATAACTGCCACAAAAAGGACCAAAAAGTTAAGAAAGAATTACAAACTTCTTACTGCCACAGAGGACCAAAAGAAGGAGATTATTACTGGCAAGTATGCACAAATACTATTCCAGAATATTCATGTTCCGTTAGAGCAAAATAGCCCAAATAATCTAGATTCTGAAGCTAGAGTATTTTACATTGGTTCGAGTATTCCATATGAATGTATGAAAGATGATGAGATATTCTATGTAGACAATCTAGTTGAGAGATCAGAAACAAATGGTTCTTTGCTAAGAGATTGCTGTGAAATTCCTGGGAGGCCTGTAAGTCCTAAGCTTTTTGACTCTTTCAAGATGAGTTTTAAGGAAATTGAATGTTCACAGGATGAGCTAGATGTAATACTAAGTGGGtctataaaaaatgttaaaaatatttttgcttctaAAGAAATTCTGTTTGAGAATCatgtacagaaaataaatatagatgatGATAAAGAAAATGTTGATAGTTACAATAATAGAAGTCAAATTAATAATACGATAATAAGTATTGATGGTAATGATCAAGAATGTGAAGTTGAAACTAAGCCTTTGTCTCAAAATCTATTCGATTTCGAATCACCTGTCAAACATGATATGAAGTCCCGAGATAGAAcagtaattgaaattaaattgccaGATGATGAAGTTGTAGAAATTACATCACCAGTGAAACTAACTTCTGACGCTCACAAAAAGATAAACATTGAAACTACTAACAAACTAACAGTAACACAGCAATACAGGAGTTGTTCTCCTGATATTTTCGATGATGAATTATCCTCAATAATGGAGACCACAAAACCAGAAAACATTTTATCACAAGAACATACAACTAAAGTGTTTTCACAAGGCAATGTCATGGATTTAACAGAATGTGTGAATATCCCATCACAAGGTTTAGAGAAAACTTTGTTGTCTCAGAATATAACAAAAAGGAGGTCGAATGATTTTATGGAAATAACTGAATGTATTGTAGGGTCCTCCCAACCTATTCGCGAAGAATTGAAAGAGATAGATTTAACACAAAGTCCTGAAGCTAATGATGCAACTAAAGAAGGAAATCACAGTATTaatgtagaaaataatatagaCAATGTTAGTATAATCTTGTCTACTAACAATCAGAGTAATAGTGTTAGTCAAAATGTTACAGATGAACAAAATATTACAGTACTTAGTAAACATCCAATTACAGATTTAGCACACAGTCAAATTGCCAAAGGTATTGATTTGACTCAAAGTTCAAATGAAGATGATAAAGATATGAGCATTGTAAATCTGAGTAAACAAACACCTGATAAGAAAAATGTTGAAAGTATGGATTTAACTCAGTCTTCGAATTCCAATGACGTTGATGACTTACCTTTGATAAATATAGGAACACAAAAAGATAATTCATTAGATGAAACAATTATTGTTGATAAAGATGAATATATTGCTAATTGTAAAGTTAAGAAgtcaattgtttttgaaaaagaaaCACAAGATGAAGTGTATGACTTAACACAAGCTCACGATGATTCTATTGAAATACctgtaataaatgaaaataacgaTTCACATAGTTATAGCTTTTATGATGATTTTGTGCATAACCATTCAGATAACGCTGAAAATAGTAAAGAAGTTAAACAAGACAGAGATCACACAAAAGACGATAAAACTTCTCATAATGAAAGCAAAGATTCTGGCGATGTAGATCTGACTCAAGGTTCTGATACGTCAGAAGAAATGCTGCTTTCTCCAAGATCTTCAGCTCTTGATAATATTCCAAATAATAGTAGTCTTGGAAAGAAAGATGATGTTTCAATAGATtatgatgaaataattttagACGACAATATTTGTCATCAGGAAAGCTACAAAGAAAGTGATAATGACAAAAGTCTGAATTTAAAATACGAATCTTTTAAGTCTGACGTTGAAAATGATTTAGAAATTGTTGATGTAAATAACGATATTGAAATGAGTTCTAGCCAACATTCTGAAGTGTTTAAAATATCTGACAGGGAGTTAGATTACTCCATGCACAAATCTAGACAtgattttaatagaaacaattttGACATTGGAGGTATTTCTGTTTTGGATAATGCTACTAAACTATCGAGTTTTAAGAAATCTTTGAGTGAAGGCTGTTTGTCTGTGATTGGTCCAGTTAAAGATGATACTTTAGGAGACAGTTTCCTTCCtgaagtttttacaaaaaagacTGAAAATATTGTAGAAACAACATCAGCTTATATCCACACACCTGGAGAAATTAGTCCAATTAAAGTACAGGATGTTACAAGGAATGATAATGGtgtaattcatataaaaactccTAAAAATACTGAGTATGTAATCAAGACTGACAATGTTACACCGATGGCGGATTACGCATCGATGTCGACACCACAACGGAATAGAGAATTGGATAAATATGGCTTGAAaccatttaaaagaaaaagag CTGTCCAAATCCTAACACACCTTTACAACCAAACGCATCCAACCATACAACAGCTTATAGAAGAAGACCAACCATCGCCTTCGAAAAAACAAAGACTAAACTATGACATAGAACAAACTTCACCTCAGAAACTCGTGACGTCACCAGCCAAGTTAAATCAAAATTCGAACAAGCAAAGAACTCCAGTGAAATCCCGTATCTTAGAAAGAGATAGAGATATTCTGTCAGCACCGTCGCCTAGTAAAGGAGGGTTGGTAGGTGCAGATGTGTGCGTGTATGAGGTGACGAGTGAAACAGCTAATGTGAAGAGCGTTGATTGTGATCCTGAAGATTGGGTGTTTCAGAAGAGGGAGAAAGCTAAG GTGCATTCCTGCCGCGTCCCGCTACACATAGCATTTCATAACTACGTGCTAAGTAGAAGATCGTTGAGAGAAGCGATACTCAAGTACGAGCCCGTCAATATCGACATTATACACAAGGATTTGGTTGGCTACGGACATCGATATGATCCAAag GATCTCCTGAAATTCTTGGATAAAAAATGCATAACAGTTAAAACAACAGACAACAACtcaagaaataataaaagatag
- the LOC110381009 gene encoding protein IMPACT-B, producing the protein MDSDNLTKQAEEVEALSAIYGDDWITESEVTRSYSIRIEENKNEVRLYVTMPDDYPSNSPPKYELSAPWMDRKAKTQLHHQLDEVYLENVGENVIFQWVEKIREVLQAIKPAEKKVEAKPKAVESLDLALLDINCPDITHGEVIVDRKSSFQGHAAEVHCLEDVNAVLTKLKLNKKILNATHNMYAYRIERKTAKGTSILQDCDDDGEAHAGGRMLHLLQILDQKNTLVVVSRWYGGIQLGPDRFRHINNATRQVIQQAGLLKK; encoded by the exons ATGGATTCAGACAATTTAACTAAACAG GCTGAGGAAGTAGAAGCCCTGAGTGCCATCTACGGTGACGACTGGATCACAGAGAGTGAAGTAACAAGGTCGTATAGCATTAGAATAGAGGAGAATAAAAACGAAGTAAGGCTGTATGTGACAATGCCTGATGACTATCCTTCTAATTCCCCGCCAAAATATGAGTTGTCGGCTCCTTGGATGGATCGGAAGGCCAAAACGCAGCTACACCATCAGTTAGACGAAGTATACtt AGAGAATGTAGGTGAGAATGTGATTTTTCAATGGGTGGAAAAGATACGAGAAGTGTTACAAGCAATCAAACCAGCTGAGAAGAAAGTAGAAGCAAAGCCTAAAGCTGTTGAGTCACTAGATTTAGCTTTG TTAGATATAAACTGTCCGGATATCACTCATGGTGAAGTGATCGTAGACAGAAAGAGCTCATTCCAAGGTCATGCTGCAGAAGTACATTGTCTTGAAGATGTCAA TGCTGTCTTAACAAAATTGAAGCTAAACAAGAAGATTCTGAACGCCACACACAACATGTACGCGTACCGCATAGAACGCAAGACGGCTAAAGGCACCAGCATACTGCAGGACTGTGATGATGATGGAGAGGCCCATGCAGGGGGAAGGATGTTACATCTCTTGCAGATATTGGACCAGAAGAATACTCTTGTTGTTGTGTCTAGATG GTACGGAGGTATACAACTAGGCCCCGATAGATTCCGCCACATAAACAACGCGACCAGACAAGTTATACAGCAGGCAGGGTTACTGAAGAAATGA